The following DNA comes from Oceanithermus desulfurans.
GCCAATATATCACTTCAGAGACTGCCGCATAAAAAGCGTTATATAGAAAGGCTTGCCTGCCGGGGGCGATGTGCTATAGTGGCCCCATCGTGAGCGCGAAAAGCCTTGCCTTAGGTCCCTGCCGCCAGCGTGCGGGTCGCGCCCCATGGAGGAAGAACTGAATGAAGTACGAAGCAGGCAGCATCGTGGAAGGCCGCGTTACGCGGGTCATGGACTTCGGCGCCTTTGTGGAGCTTCCCGGAGGCGAATCGGGACTCGTGCACATCTCCGAGATCGCGCACGAGTTCGTCAAGAACGTGCGCGATTTCCTGAACGAGGGCGACATCGTCGAGGTCTTCGTCCTCGGACGCGACGACAAGGGGCGGCTCGACCTCTCCATCAAGGAGCTCATGGAGAAGCCCGTCGATCCCCCCAAGCCCCGGAGGCTGCCGCGGCAGGCCCCCGAGTTCGAGCACAAGCTCAAGAGTTTCATGCGCGGCTCCGACTCCGGGGGGGACGCCGGAGGCGGCAAGAAGCGAGGCCGCGGCCGCAAGAAGCGCTAACCGCACCCGCCGCTCCACGCCCCGCCGCAAGGCGGGGCGTTTGCCGGGGGCGCGGGCGCTAGAATGGGGGTGTTGCAACGTCGTGCAATACGGAGGTGACCGGTGAAGAAGCTCTTTGCGTTAGGTCTGCTCCTGGGGGCGGCGCTGGCGGCCGCGCCGCTGCGGCTCGCCACCACGACCAGCGTCAACGACTCGGGCCTGCTCGAGGCCATCCTCCCCGGCTTCACCCGCGAGACCGGGATTGCGGTGCA
Coding sequences within:
- a CDS encoding S1 RNA-binding domain-containing protein, giving the protein MKYEAGSIVEGRVTRVMDFGAFVELPGGESGLVHISEIAHEFVKNVRDFLNEGDIVEVFVLGRDDKGRLDLSIKELMEKPVDPPKPRRLPRQAPEFEHKLKSFMRGSDSGGDAGGGKKRGRGRKKR